In a single window of the Euleptes europaea isolate rEulEur1 chromosome 4, rEulEur1.hap1, whole genome shotgun sequence genome:
- the ALDOB gene encoding fructose-bisphosphate aldolase B, translating to MTHQFPAFSPEQKKALSDIAQRIVATGKGILAADESVGTMGSRLQRISVENTEENRRAFRDILFSADASISQQIGGVIFFHETLYQKGNAGKPFPAVIKDKGIVVGIKLDKGTASLAGTNGETTIQGLDGLAERCAQYKKDGADFGKWRAVLKITDTTPSPLAIQENANTLARYASICQQHGLVPIVEPEILPDGDHDLQRCQYVTEKVLAAVYKALNDHHVYLEGTLLKPNMVTAGQACPRKYTPEEVAMATVTALSRTVPAAVPGICFLSGGQSEEEASVNLNAINLCPLPKPWKLTFSYGRALQASALAAWVGKAENKKAAQEAFCKRAKINSLACRGQYVTSGKSSTAASQSLFTASYTY from the exons ATGACCCACCAGTTTCCAGCCTTCTCTCCAGAGCAGAAGAAGGCCCTCTCTGACATAGCGCAGAGGATAGTGGCCACAGGCAAAGGAATCCTAGCTGCAGATGAATCTGTGG GTACTATGGGTAGCAGGCTGCAGAGGATCAGCGTGGAAAACACTGAAGAGAATCGCCGTGCCTTCCGAGACATCCTCTTCTCTGCAGACGCCTCCATCAGCCAGCAAATTGGGGGAGTTATTTTCTTCCATGAGACCCTCTAtcagaaaggcaatgctggaaaGCCCTTCCCAGCCGTCATCAAGGATAAGGGCATAGTGGTTGGAATCAAG CTGGACAAAGGCACAGCCTCACTGGCAGGAACTAATGGAGAAACCACCATTCAAG GTCTGGATGGCCTAGCTGAACGTTGTGCTCAGTATAAGAAAGATGGAGCTGATTTTGGCAAGTGGCGCGCTGTGCTGAAAATCACCGATACAACTCCGTCTCCTCTTGCCATCCAGGAAAATGCCAACACATTGGCACGTTATGCCAGTATCTGCCAACAG CATGGTCTAGTCCCCATCGTGGAACCTGAGATCCTACCTGATGGAGACCACGACCTCCAGCGCTGCCAGTATGTGACAGAAAAA GTGTTGGCTGCGGTTTACAAGGCTTTGAATGACCACCACGTCTACCTGGAGGGAACTCTGCTGAAACCCAACATGGTGACTGCAGGGCAGGCTTGTCCCAGGAAGTATACCCCTGAAGAGGTGGCCATGGCGACTGTCACAGCCCTCTCTCGCACTGTCCCTGCTGCTGTTCCTG GGATCTGCTTCCTTTCGGGAGGCCAAAGTGAAGAGGAGGCTTCTGTCAACCTCAACGCCATCAATCTGTGCCCCCTGCCGAAACCTTGGAAGCTGACTTTCTCCTACGGACGGGCCCTGCAGGCATCAGCTCTAGCAGCATgggttggcaaagccgagaacAAGAAGGCTGCGCAAGAGGCCTTCTGCAAGCGGGCCAAA ATTAACAGTTTAGCCTGCAGAGGTCAATATGTCACCTCTGGAAAGAGCAGTACCGCAGCCAGTCAATCACTCTTCACTGCAAGTTACACATACTAG
- the MRPL50 gene encoding 39S ribosomal protein L50, mitochondrial — translation MAAATGLLRVWRQRMNLGVPARRALWGSQRKKQEELEAVEPAASVEKQPVLVCPPPRSRKYLPPEDLQSRLEARVREIFGSSICKDWQQVSLEESRLKYHLLAQLAEDLGHIVPNSHLHQMKSASDVLAFYSTPMKDISKFDELSTQELPPNLRIHWQ, via the exons ATGGCGGCTGCGACGGGCTTGCTCAGGGTCTGGAGGCAGAGGATGAATTTGGGGGTTCCTGCGCGCAGGGCCTTGTGGGGCAGCCAGAG gaagaagcaggaagagcTGGAGGCTGTAGAACCAGCTGCTTCAGTGGAAAAGCAACCAGTTCTAGTTTGCCCACCACCCCGAAGCAGAAAATATCTTCCCCCTGAGGATCTCCAGAGTCGCTTGGAGGCTCGTGTCAGAGAAATATTTGGATCCTCCATTTGCAAGGACTGGCAACAGGTGTCACTGGAAGAGAGCAGGCTAAAGTATCATTTGTTGGCGCAGTTGGCTGAGGATCTGGGCCACATTGTCCCAAATTCCCATCTCCATCAGATGAAGAGCGCTAGCGATGTTCTGGCTTTTTACAGCACGCCTATGAAAGACATCTCAAAGTTTGATGAACTGAGCACGCAGGAGCTTCCCCCAAACCTGAGAATCCACTGGCAATAG